The Bombus fervidus isolate BK054 chromosome 8, iyBomFerv1, whole genome shotgun sequence genome window below encodes:
- the LOC139989731 gene encoding uncharacterized protein produces MLRQILSPSPETGDTGLPVTCTLLQNNSMFSNQSSMMSSTYQTVPSHLPSICTDQILLDHVQIVTESYPCPTCGLEFRSALKLNYHIRTSHPTLPEFEHNIENPMRYSCAVCSRSFYALSHLRMHEVTHSAPVATSCAPIPTISTSVNVEKTFACDRCQASFRYRTLLERHRRMHEVGQEKPYSCPRCLMRFETRNLYNHHAKTHKPILTANDRITDTVVSSGDPVTSSISGTMASSNKSVVSYPCDSCSKQFASIESLTTHKAVHRSRPLVCDVCGKGFTHRKYYVVHQRIHTGERPYLCAMCGKSFTQASTLTVHRRYHTGERPYTCTLCGKGFVTRTIMLNHMKKH; encoded by the coding sequence ATGCTACGTCAAATACTTTCGCCATCGCCCGAGACGGGAGATACCGGTTTACCGGTCACTTGTACCTTACTTCAGAACAACTCTATGTTCTCCAATCAGTCGTCGATGATGTCCTCAACGTATCAAACCGTCCCATCCCATTTGCCGTCCATTTGTACCGATCAGATTCTCTTGGATCACGTGCAGATCGTCACTGAATCCTATCCGTGTCCCACCTGTGGCCTTGAGTTTCGAAGCGCTCTGAAACTGAATTACCATATAAGAACGAGTCATCCGACTCTGCCGGAGTTCGAGCACAATATAGAGAATCCGATGAGGTACTCGTGCGCCGTTTGTTCACGAAGTTTCTACGCTCTGAGTCACTTGAGGATGCACGAAGTGACGCATTCCGCGCCAGTGGCAACCTCCTGCGCACCGATCCCGACCATATCGACGTCGGTGAACGTAGAGAAGACGTTCGCCTGCGATCGTTGCCAAGCTAGTTTCCGGTATCGTACGCTTCTCGAGCGACACAGGAGGATGCACGAGGTCGGCCAGGAGAAGCCTTATTCCTGCCCTAGGTGCTTAATGCGTTTCGAGACGCGAAACTTGTACAATCATCACGCGAAAACACACAAACCGATCCTGACAGCCAACGATAGGATAACTGACACCGTAGTGTCTTCCGGTGATCCGGTCACTAGCAGTATTAGCGGTACCATGGCATCGTCGAACAAATCGGTAGTCTCGTATCCGTGCGATTCGTGCTCGAAACAATTCGCAAGCATCGAGTCATTGACTACCCATAAGGCTGTACATAGGTCCAGGCCGCTCGTATGCGACGTATGCGGCAAAGGTTTTACACATCGCAAGTATTACGTGGTGCATCAACGTATCCATACAGGAGAGAGGCCATATCTTTGTGCCATGTGTGGTAAATCGTTTACACAAGCATCCACGCTTACCGTTCATCGTCGATATCATACCGGAGAACGTCCTTATACCTGCACATTGTGCGGTAAAGGATTCGTTACCAGAACGATCATGCTGAATCACATGAAAAAGCATTGA